The Leptospira sp. WS39.C2 genome contains a region encoding:
- the ftsH gene encoding ATP-dependent zinc metalloprotease FtsH, producing MNKNIKTVFLFLLVFLVILATVYKGQDFAGKPDEISYSDFLNMVEPIEGKKPIGKITSKDGKDISSKQQIIIDKELIEGWYIPENSKDNKPKPFKTNVAQVNDDLVTKLRKSRLSFTAKSTEENKLWSVVSGIIPWLFALGIIWFIMMRQLQASGNKAFTFGKSRAKMNVDPKVKVTFNDVAGCEEAKVELLEIIEFLKDPKKFQAIGARIPKGVLLVGPPGTGKTLLAKAVAGEAGVPFFSISGSDFVEMFVGVGASRVRDLFDQGKKNAPCIIFIDEIDAVGRLRGAGLGGGHDEREQTLNQMLVEMDGFEMNEGVIVMAATNRADVLDPALLRPGRFDRQVIVDLPDLKGREEILAVHAKKVPLVSDISLNSIARGTPGFTGADLANLINEAALLAARRNKKRVTQEELEEARDKVMMGPERKSMFISDKEKEMTAYHEAGHALLGTLLPYTEPVHKVTIIPRGRALGLTQSLPVEDRHSYRKNYCLDRIVMSMGGYIAEELIFGDPSNGSSNDIQQATNIARRMVCEWGMSEKLGTIHYGSGETSPFMGRDYGHTSKPYSEEFAAMIDQEVKRIIQTCLDKGRDLVKKNQKKLDAIAKALLAKETIDAQELTDIVQPSFDKYSDTKPGIGSKKGKGTSATKPAYSA from the coding sequence ATGAATAAAAACATCAAAACCGTATTCCTATTTTTACTCGTATTCCTTGTCATTTTGGCAACGGTTTACAAGGGCCAAGACTTTGCCGGTAAACCCGACGAAATCAGTTATTCCGATTTTTTGAATATGGTAGAACCAATTGAAGGGAAAAAACCCATTGGGAAAATCACTTCCAAAGATGGGAAAGATATTTCTTCCAAACAACAAATCATCATTGATAAAGAACTCATTGAAGGTTGGTACATTCCTGAAAATAGTAAGGACAACAAACCAAAACCATTCAAAACCAATGTAGCACAAGTTAACGATGATTTGGTGACAAAACTTCGTAAGTCACGCCTGAGTTTTACTGCAAAATCCACTGAAGAAAATAAACTTTGGAGTGTTGTCTCGGGCATCATCCCTTGGTTATTTGCTCTTGGTATCATTTGGTTTATCATGATGCGCCAACTCCAAGCTTCTGGTAACAAAGCATTTACCTTTGGTAAGTCTCGTGCCAAGATGAATGTGGATCCAAAAGTAAAAGTAACTTTTAATGATGTTGCTGGTTGTGAAGAAGCAAAAGTTGAACTTCTCGAAATCATTGAATTTTTAAAAGATCCAAAAAAATTCCAGGCCATCGGTGCAAGGATTCCAAAAGGAGTTCTCCTTGTTGGTCCTCCAGGTACTGGTAAAACCTTACTTGCAAAAGCAGTCGCTGGAGAAGCTGGTGTTCCTTTTTTCTCTATCTCCGGTTCTGACTTTGTGGAGATGTTTGTGGGTGTGGGTGCATCACGTGTTCGTGATCTTTTTGACCAAGGGAAAAAGAATGCACCTTGTATCATCTTTATCGATGAGATTGATGCTGTTGGTCGCCTTCGTGGTGCAGGCCTCGGTGGTGGACACGACGAAAGGGAACAGACCCTCAATCAGATGTTAGTTGAGATGGATGGATTTGAAATGAATGAAGGTGTCATCGTCATGGCGGCTACAAACCGTGCTGATGTCCTTGACCCAGCCCTCCTCCGACCAGGTCGTTTTGATAGACAAGTGATTGTTGACCTTCCTGACCTAAAAGGCCGTGAAGAAATTTTGGCAGTCCACGCGAAAAAGGTTCCTTTAGTTTCTGATATTTCTTTAAACTCCATTGCTCGCGGAACTCCTGGATTTACAGGAGCAGATCTTGCAAACCTCATCAACGAAGCTGCTCTTCTTGCTGCGCGTCGTAATAAAAAACGTGTGACCCAAGAAGAACTCGAAGAAGCTCGTGATAAGGTGATGATGGGACCTGAACGTAAGTCGATGTTCATCTCTGACAAAGAGAAAGAAATGACAGCTTACCATGAAGCAGGCCACGCCCTTCTTGGCACCTTACTGCCGTACACCGAACCAGTTCATAAAGTAACCATCATCCCACGTGGACGTGCCCTTGGTCTCACCCAATCTCTCCCTGTGGAAGACAGACATTCGTATCGTAAAAACTATTGTTTGGATCGTATCGTGATGTCTATGGGTGGATACATTGCCGAAGAACTCATTTTTGGTGACCCATCCAACGGTTCATCCAATGACATCCAACAAGCAACGAACATTGCTCGTCGTATGGTATGTGAATGGGGTATGTCTGAAAAACTCGGAACCATCCACTATGGTTCCGGTGAAACTTCACCATTTATGGGAAGAGATTATGGTCATACTAGCAAACCTTACTCAGAAGAATTTGCCGCCATGATTGACCAAGAAGTGAAACGAATCATCCAAACTTGTCTCGACAAAGGACGTGATTTGGTGAAGAAAAACCAAAAAAAATTGGATGCAATTGCAAAAGCACTTCTTGCAAAAGAAACCATTGATGCACAGGAATTAACAGACATCGTACAACCTTCTTTTGATAAATACTCTGATACAAAACCAGGGATTGGATCCAAAAAAGGAAAAGGAACTTCTGCAACAAAACCAGCTTATTCGGCTTAA
- the pth gene encoding aminoacyl-tRNA hydrolase — MKLIVGLGNPGDKYNNNRSNIGFKILDVIANNIGLEIKTKKKKSLIGRGDFEGDEVVLLKPQTFSELSGESVLYIASFLKIQVKDIVVIHEDVGLELGQIVVTKGGENDTNPGVNSISVSLRSPNFIRIRIGVLNSSYNPKKREDFLREDFEPLENLSLIQIINDAEAAIRSISMGDIDEVIQKYHL, encoded by the coding sequence ATGAAGTTAATTGTAGGGCTAGGAAATCCTGGCGATAAGTATAACAACAATCGATCTAACATTGGTTTTAAGATTCTTGATGTCATTGCGAATAACATTGGCCTCGAAATCAAAACTAAAAAGAAAAAATCACTCATCGGACGTGGTGACTTTGAAGGGGACGAAGTGGTTTTACTCAAACCACAAACCTTCAGTGAACTGTCTGGTGAGTCTGTCCTCTACATTGCCTCCTTTCTCAAAATCCAAGTCAAAGACATCGTCGTGATCCACGAAGATGTGGGACTGGAACTGGGCCAAATCGTAGTCACAAAAGGTGGCGAAAATGACACAAATCCCGGGGTAAACTCGATTTCTGTCTCATTACGCTCTCCTAACTTCATTCGCATTCGGATCGGCGTTCTTAATTCCAGCTACAATCCGAAAAAAAGAGAAGATTTTTTACGTGAAGATTTTGAGCCATTAGAGAACCTGAGTTTGATACAGATCATCAATGACGCCGAAGCGGCGATTCGTTCGATTTCCATGGGGGATATCGACGAAGTGATTCAGAAATATCACCTTTGA
- a CDS encoding 1-acyl-sn-glycerol-3-phosphate acyltransferase, translated as MQITYNDLKQAVLGSGPMGIIIASILAEKYDSITLWIPDKEFVEVLKKRRQTEIMGKTIELPDHIDIVSSLDAFGRDDWAFHIAVPSRSFLDSVHSLIEVLEPFNTYVFSFLTKGILDSKNRKKTGFITYSQYLQNYLSEKNFSNASVAVVNGPSLLGEILEEKFSFFNIGSSDKYTAEYLSEVYTSHFINTSVTDDVIGMEIVGVAKNPMAIASGIVSLLPRYGSNLLGEILSVGFQEVRDLAMRYGARPDTVMGRSGLADFITTATSNKSRNRGFGQKIVGELLSGGEKLSIKDRIEIFFAPRSFIERESTKWHDNVEGTYALSILIELANEIRLPFTLHRTLFDVLTRKQPPGSLIDLICGKKTEAKNIPLVVQKKVGLNLTSGIDFQNLLVDRILKQISNVPGTISRVKKQSSAVIESTQKRLTKAKRKKQKLEEVKFESEMEIWQRFQSCQKDEELTSIKELVRFYVNEIADNYSPTVRESVLRFVAPIRLFSGGFLKGSMIPHIGGKTEVVKALSSKYNLLYAPTHRSHLDSVEVAYSLFHLGLPVPRYAAGINLMSNPFWEWMLKSLGAYAVDRERTRNSLYLECLTLYSQVMLEQGIPSLVYPEGTRSRTGAIVPVKTGLLTTAVNAFRSSGTEIVIVPISVSYETVPEDNQFCNMPEELGMAGFLAKRSNVYVEFCDPIPISEYAHTEDPTIELSYRITKGWKQYHKILPNQIVAKILVENDYSIEVSQSTMLVEDFISRHEGNYLTRDPEEIWEKGRRILEKRKMIEEANRMIHSKNDALLQYYASMIPEDEDKKY; from the coding sequence ATGCAAATAACCTATAACGACTTAAAACAAGCAGTTTTGGGTAGTGGCCCAATGGGTATCATTATCGCTTCCATACTGGCAGAAAAGTATGATTCTATCACTTTATGGATTCCTGACAAAGAATTTGTCGAAGTTCTAAAGAAACGCCGCCAAACAGAAATTATGGGAAAAACAATCGAACTTCCCGATCACATTGACATCGTGTCAAGTTTGGATGCTTTTGGCAGAGACGATTGGGCCTTCCACATAGCTGTTCCTTCCCGATCCTTTTTGGATAGTGTCCATAGTCTCATTGAAGTATTGGAACCATTTAATACTTATGTATTTTCCTTTTTGACAAAAGGAATTTTGGATTCTAAAAATCGTAAAAAAACGGGATTCATTACCTACTCTCAATATTTACAAAACTACCTGAGTGAAAAAAATTTTAGCAATGCATCTGTGGCTGTTGTGAATGGCCCCTCTCTTTTAGGTGAAATCTTAGAAGAAAAATTCAGTTTTTTTAATATTGGTTCATCTGATAAATACACCGCTGAATATTTGAGTGAAGTTTATACTTCTCATTTCATCAACACTTCCGTTACTGATGATGTGATTGGAATGGAAATTGTAGGTGTTGCCAAAAATCCAATGGCAATTGCCAGCGGGATTGTATCTTTACTGCCTCGTTATGGATCCAACTTACTTGGTGAAATACTTTCTGTAGGATTCCAAGAAGTGAGAGACCTTGCCATGCGTTATGGTGCAAGGCCTGATACTGTGATGGGAAGGTCTGGGCTCGCCGATTTTATCACAACTGCAACCAGCAACAAAAGTCGAAACCGAGGTTTTGGACAAAAAATTGTCGGTGAACTATTGTCAGGTGGGGAAAAATTAAGCATCAAAGATAGAATCGAAATCTTTTTTGCTCCTCGTTCTTTTATTGAAAGAGAATCAACGAAGTGGCATGATAATGTGGAAGGAACCTATGCACTTAGTATCCTCATCGAACTTGCCAATGAAATTCGCCTTCCTTTTACTTTACATCGAACTCTGTTTGATGTATTAACACGCAAACAACCACCAGGTTCACTCATTGATTTAATCTGTGGTAAAAAAACAGAAGCAAAAAACATTCCACTTGTAGTTCAAAAGAAAGTTGGGCTCAACCTTACTTCAGGTATTGATTTTCAAAATTTACTCGTAGATCGGATTCTCAAACAAATCAGCAATGTTCCTGGTACAATTAGCCGAGTGAAAAAACAATCCTCAGCAGTGATTGAATCCACTCAAAAGAGACTTACCAAAGCAAAACGAAAAAAACAAAAACTAGAGGAAGTTAAGTTTGAGTCGGAAATGGAAATTTGGCAAAGGTTCCAAAGTTGCCAAAAAGATGAAGAACTTACTTCCATCAAAGAATTAGTTCGTTTTTATGTGAACGAAATTGCAGACAATTATAGCCCCACAGTACGTGAGTCAGTTTTAAGATTTGTAGCTCCTATTCGTTTGTTTTCTGGTGGATTTTTAAAAGGATCCATGATCCCTCACATCGGTGGAAAAACAGAAGTTGTGAAGGCACTCTCTTCCAAATATAATTTGTTATATGCTCCTACTCACAGATCCCATTTAGATTCCGTTGAAGTAGCTTATTCTCTTTTCCATTTAGGTTTACCTGTCCCTCGTTATGCGGCAGGTATTAATTTAATGTCCAATCCATTTTGGGAGTGGATGTTAAAATCGTTAGGTGCTTATGCAGTGGATCGCGAACGAACTAGGAATAGTTTGTATTTAGAATGTTTGACTTTATATTCACAAGTAATGCTCGAACAAGGAATACCATCGTTAGTATACCCTGAAGGGACTCGTTCTCGAACAGGTGCAATTGTTCCGGTCAAAACGGGACTCCTAACTACGGCGGTTAATGCATTCCGAAGTTCTGGAACAGAAATAGTGATCGTTCCCATCTCTGTCTCGTATGAAACAGTGCCAGAAGATAACCAATTCTGTAATATGCCGGAAGAATTGGGTATGGCAGGTTTTTTAGCAAAACGTTCCAATGTATACGTTGAGTTTTGTGATCCAATCCCCATTTCTGAATATGCTCATACGGAAGACCCAACCATTGAACTCAGTTATCGGATCACCAAAGGTTGGAAACAATACCATAAAATTTTGCCAAACCAAATTGTGGCAAAAATTTTAGTAGAAAATGATTATTCGATCGAAGTTTCACAAAGCACTATGTTAGTCGAAGATTTTATCTCTCGTCATGAAGGAAATTACCTCACACGTGACCCCGAAGAAATTTGGGAAAAAGGGAGAAGGATTTTAGAAAAACGAAAAATGATTGAAGAAGCAAATCGTATGATTCATTCAAAAAATGATGCGCTTCTCCAATACTATGCGAGTATGATTCCTGAAGACGAAGATAAAAAATACTAA
- a CDS encoding EVE domain-containing protein: MKYWLFKTEPDVFSIDDLIREKLSYWEGVRNYQARNYLRDEVKLGDLVLFYHSRLEPPGVVGIAEVAKEASPDPYQFDPNHKYFDPKLKGTEPRWFGVHLKPHTKFDELISLDILKKTKGLEKMVVTQKGSRLSIQPVTKKEFEIVTKLAGVTAK, encoded by the coding sequence ATGAAGTATTGGCTCTTTAAAACAGAACCTGATGTCTTTTCGATCGACGACCTAATACGAGAAAAACTCTCGTATTGGGAGGGTGTCAGAAATTACCAAGCACGTAATTACCTTCGTGATGAAGTGAAGTTAGGTGACTTGGTTTTGTTTTATCATAGCAGGTTAGAACCCCCAGGTGTTGTGGGCATCGCTGAAGTTGCAAAAGAAGCAAGTCCCGACCCTTACCAATTTGACCCCAATCACAAATACTTTGATCCAAAACTAAAAGGAACAGAACCTCGATGGTTTGGAGTACATTTAAAACCCCACACAAAATTTGATGAACTGATTTCTCTCGACATTTTGAAAAAAACAAAAGGATTAGAGAAGATGGTAGTGACACAAAAAGGATCGAGGTTATCGATCCAACCTGTCACAAAAAAAGAATTTGAGATTGTTACGAAATTAGCGGGCGTTACCGCAAAGTAA
- a CDS encoding 50S ribosomal protein L25/general stress protein Ctc, with protein MEKITIKAQPRTSTGKGPARRMRVEGLVPANIIGNGEAKSASVVEKEIQRLIDSGIRKATLIDLELDGKSERVFVKEIQRFPHTGQIRHIDFYKVTPGRKIQTTVAIKTTGVAKGSKAGGQFEHLVHEIKVKSTPEDLTDVITIDVSGLDIGMMIKVSELPHPASWEILVNGDPIVASCNKTKAILAAERAEKAEADAKGKPAAKKAGKK; from the coding sequence ATGGAAAAAATCACTATCAAAGCACAACCAAGAACTTCAACAGGAAAAGGTCCTGCTAGAAGGATGCGTGTGGAAGGTTTAGTACCGGCTAACATCATCGGAAACGGTGAGGCAAAATCGGCAAGTGTTGTCGAAAAAGAAATCCAAAGACTCATCGACTCAGGCATTCGTAAGGCAACTCTCATTGACCTTGAACTCGACGGAAAATCGGAAAGAGTATTCGTAAAAGAAATCCAAAGATTTCCTCACACAGGACAAATTCGTCATATTGACTTTTACAAAGTGACTCCAGGCAGAAAAATCCAAACAACTGTAGCGATCAAAACAACAGGTGTTGCAAAAGGATCCAAAGCTGGTGGTCAATTCGAACATTTAGTTCACGAAATCAAAGTGAAATCTACACCAGAAGATCTTACTGACGTGATCACTATTGATGTAAGTGGTCTTGATATTGGAATGATGATTAAAGTTTCTGAACTCCCTCATCCAGCATCATGGGAAATTTTAGTGAATGGTGATCCGATTGTTGCTTCATGTAACAAAACGAAAGCGATCCTAGCAGCAGAACGCGCTGAAAAAGCAGAAGCGGATGCCAAAGGGAAACCTGCAGCTAAAAAAGCTGGTAAGAAGTAA
- a CDS encoding DASS family sodium-coupled anion symporter yields the protein MIRAGLLFSTLAIFPAIFGWYQVWLGITPAQEINLAIALVVSFLWVTELIPLYVTGFLVLFLELVWLIPGWGPGAPKTITFLSCYFSETILLFLGGFVISSAISFYGLDVSIARFVIKNTKGSAFLLVLSLGFATAFLSCFMNNTATAAMMLGLVSSMMKSLDDKSPLRKSILFMVPFSANLGGIGTPVGTLPNVIGIAYLQEKGFQIGFLDWMAFAFPVFILSVLALAGILYIVYLKKEKSIQSIRLLQVREENTSISSEKKWIAIGIILITILGWITSDWHGISNGTVALFPVIVFFGFSLLDLKEFRNLSWDVLILMGGGIALGKAFEETGLAKNFVTTFLLGESSQLGLFLFFSILSLSLSCFLSNTSVANLILPITMGLPNELIVPAAIGATVGASLAMPLPVSTPPNALAFSYGGIRSWEMVKIGGFISIVAWVFFTLVGGFLMHHLQIVDFSNF from the coding sequence ATGATTCGAGCAGGCCTTCTATTTTCGACTCTTGCCATTTTTCCTGCCATCTTCGGATGGTACCAAGTATGGCTTGGAATCACCCCCGCCCAAGAGATCAATTTAGCAATTGCGCTAGTAGTATCCTTCCTTTGGGTCACAGAACTTATACCCTTGTACGTGACTGGATTTTTGGTTCTCTTTTTAGAATTGGTATGGCTGATTCCAGGATGGGGACCAGGTGCCCCAAAAACGATTACTTTTTTATCCTGTTATTTTTCGGAGACCATCTTACTTTTCTTAGGTGGATTTGTGATCTCTAGCGCGATCAGTTTTTATGGACTTGATGTGTCAATTGCTAGATTTGTGATCAAAAACACGAAAGGTTCAGCATTTTTATTAGTTTTATCGTTAGGATTTGCGACTGCTTTTTTATCCTGCTTCATGAATAACACGGCCACTGCTGCTATGATGTTAGGACTTGTTTCTTCCATGATGAAGTCGTTGGATGATAAAAGTCCTTTGCGAAAATCAATTTTGTTTATGGTTCCTTTTTCAGCAAATTTAGGTGGAATTGGAACACCAGTTGGAACCCTTCCGAATGTGATTGGCATTGCGTATTTGCAAGAAAAAGGTTTTCAAATTGGATTTTTGGATTGGATGGCATTTGCGTTTCCTGTCTTCATACTTTCTGTTTTGGCCCTTGCTGGAATTTTGTACATTGTGTACTTAAAAAAAGAAAAATCCATCCAATCAATCCGTTTGCTCCAAGTGAGGGAAGAAAACACATCTATCTCTTCAGAAAAAAAATGGATCGCAATCGGAATTATTCTCATCACAATACTTGGATGGATTACTTCAGATTGGCATGGAATTTCCAATGGAACTGTCGCTTTATTTCCTGTGATTGTTTTTTTTGGATTTTCCCTTTTAGATTTAAAGGAGTTTCGAAATTTATCTTGGGATGTTTTAATTCTTATGGGTGGTGGAATTGCTCTTGGGAAAGCATTCGAAGAAACGGGTCTTGCCAAAAATTTCGTCACTACGTTTTTGTTAGGTGAATCAAGCCAGCTGGGTTTATTTTTGTTTTTTTCAATTTTGTCTTTATCGCTGTCTTGTTTTTTAAGTAACACTAGTGTAGCCAATTTAATTCTACCAATTACCATGGGACTTCCAAATGAACTCATTGTTCCAGCTGCCATAGGTGCGACAGTCGGTGCATCCCTTGCCATGCCTCTCCCAGTTTCCACACCACCCAATGCATTGGCATTTAGTTATGGTGGCATTCGTAGTTGGGAGATGGTAAAAATTGGAGGTTTCATTTCAATCGTCGCTTGGGTCTTTTTTACATTGGTGGGAGGATTCCTAATGCACCATTTACAGATCGTGGATTTTTCTAACTTTTAA
- a CDS encoding CAP domain-containing protein, whose amino-acid sequence MKLHKNPIQLPKSKVENRSLLGICFIVLMVFTLCKTPEVKKAPVVVVEEPKKVEQVVEKQDPNLAFLESIEDGRELPDSDKWKVEQYESFTEDTFPSYSPANATIDFAKVDYPLLNAAIFYVTSKERKQLGLRPFKYSERCEQAAFGHAQDMVTYDFYSHTSTVNGKETLKDRLDLVGISETYSAENIINAFGIQYQSGRPVFTPVQNGGPFFSYTKAGSPIPNHTYLSLAKAVVEIWFNSPGHRKNILNPEFNYMGAGAYFYKDKKFFDVDKVKAVQVFTGKP is encoded by the coding sequence ATGAAGTTACACAAAAACCCAATCCAATTACCAAAATCGAAAGTTGAAAACCGGTCCCTTTTGGGAATTTGTTTTATCGTGCTAATGGTTTTCACTTTGTGCAAAACTCCCGAAGTAAAAAAAGCTCCTGTTGTTGTTGTAGAAGAACCTAAGAAAGTAGAACAAGTTGTTGAAAAACAAGATCCTAATCTAGCATTTTTAGAAAGTATCGAAGATGGAAGGGAACTTCCCGATTCCGACAAATGGAAAGTGGAACAATATGAATCCTTTACCGAGGATACGTTTCCATCTTATAGTCCTGCAAATGCCACTATTGATTTTGCAAAAGTAGACTATCCTTTGTTAAATGCTGCTATTTTTTATGTGACTTCAAAAGAAAGAAAACAATTAGGCCTTAGACCATTTAAGTATTCTGAACGATGTGAACAAGCTGCCTTCGGACATGCACAGGACATGGTGACTTATGATTTTTATTCACACACAAGTACGGTGAATGGTAAAGAAACTCTCAAAGACCGATTGGATCTTGTTGGAATCTCTGAAACCTATTCTGCTGAAAATATCATCAATGCTTTTGGAATCCAATACCAAAGTGGAAGACCCGTTTTCACACCGGTTCAAAATGGTGGTCCATTTTTTAGTTATACAAAAGCAGGATCACCAATTCCAAACCACACCTATTTAAGTTTAGCAAAAGCAGTCGTAGAAATTTGGTTCAATTCACCGGGGCATCGTAAAAACATTCTTAACCCTGAGTTTAATTATATGGGAGCAGGGGCATACTTTTATAAGGATAAAAAATTCTTTGATGTAGACAAAGTCAAAGCGGTGCAGGTTTTCACAGGGAAACCTTAG